A genomic region of Lagopus muta isolate bLagMut1 chromosome 19, bLagMut1 primary, whole genome shotgun sequence contains the following coding sequences:
- the ABCA2 gene encoding ATP-binding cassette sub-family A member 2 isoform X1: MGFLHQLHLLLWKNVTLKRRSPWVLAFEIFIPLVLFFILLGLRQKKPTIPVKEAFYTAAPLTSAGILPVMQSLCPDGQRDEFGFLQYSNSTVTQLLEHLSEVVEQSNLFDPEHPGLEEELESLRRRLEALSSSEPSSMETHFSSQAGSSFTLGWAAKDRGELHRFLTQNLSLPNGTAELLLGSSVDLREVYRLLFGASPLAPDDTHERDTWDRFGHGEKMAQLEKSLPSGWKSLREGLVHRALRDPSAALQRPALLRLLSQALGLASAAAAPAGSYSPQTFVAEMERILFTAPVLEQLTCEQSSGTLRRLLRVAPSQQPLLQTYRVLACNGSRAAREERFAQLAAELQDQMDTPRIVSRLQLDEVNSTAAQHRLRALLEDLVEMEKVLRDMDILSALARLLPRGACAAKAPLPTANSTGWASTNATASNTTMEEEGAGGDPAGSDNPQGQFSAFVQLWAGLQPILCGNNRTIEPEALKQGNMSSLGFTSKEQRNLGLLVHLMTSNPKILYAPVGTEVDKVILKANETFAFVGNVTHYAKVWLNISPEIRAYLEEGRLQRRIRWLQQFTADLHKHPEILNVSDNDLLHSFLNGNFSLPNASVLLQQLDTIDNAACGWVHFMAKVSVDIFKGFPDEESIVNYTLNQAYQDNVTVFASVIFQTNKDGSLPPHVMYKIRQNSSFTEKTNEIRRAYWRPGPNTGGRFYFLYGFVWIQDMMERALINTFVGHDVVEPGNYVQMFPYPCYTRDDFLFVIEHMMPLCMVISWVYSVAMMIQHIVTEKEHRLKEVMKMMGLNNAVHWVAWFITGFVQLSISVTALTAILKYGKVLMHSDVLIIWLFLAIYAVATIMFCFLVSVLYSKAKLASACGGIIYFLSYVPYMYVAIREEVAHDKITAFEKCIASLMSTTAFGLGSKYFALYEVAGVGIQWHTFSQSPVEGDDFNLLLSMMMLIIDAVVYGVLTWYIEAVHPGMFGLPRPWYFPFQKSYWLGNGRVETWEWTWPWSRTTRLSIMEEDQACAMESRRLEETRGIEEEPTHLPLVVCIDKLTKVYKTDKKLALNKLSLNLYENQVVSFLGHNGAGKTTTMSILTGLFPPTSGSATIYGHDIRTEMDEIRKNLGMCPQHNVLFDRLTVEEHLWFYSQLKSMAEEEIRKEMDKMIEDLELSNKRHSLVQTLSGGMKRKLSVAIAFVGGSRAVILDEPTAGVDPYARRAIWDLILKYKPGRTILLSTHHMDEADLLGDRIAIISHGKLKCCGSPLFLKSTYGDGYKLTVVKRQSDTRNSTDSGQPHSPPGHSSVSPCSEPRVSQFIKKYVASCLLISDTNTELSYILPSEAVKKGCFERLFQHLEQSLEELDLTSFGLMDTTLEEVFLKVSEEDQSLENSDVDMKESKKDALQPPVPELDLKPEANREPLEEVDVPEKPEVELSNLVTCSKLAQSQASLRSASSVGSVRGDEGGAYSEFFGDYSPLFDNRQDPDNISLQDQEADVEAEDHDLAGQGSFKLEGSWLKLRQFHGLIVKRFHCAKRNTKALFSQILLPAFFVCVAMTVALSVPEIGDLPPLILSPSQYHNYTQPKGNFIPYANEERREYRLRLSPDASPQQLVNTFHLPSGVGATCVLKTAFNNTLDQPMQTLNLNSNESKMLAAKYFDAMCIDSFTQGLPLSNFVPPPPSPAPSDYPVSMDEDLLRAWNSTTFSTIKETITSAPSLPRIIHEPIRCTCSMQGTGFSCPSGVGGHPPQMKVVTGDILADITGRNVSEYLLYTSDRFRLHRYGALTFGNVQKSIPASFGARAPAMVRKIAVRRTAQVFYNNKGYHSMPTYLNALNNAILRANLPKSKGNPAAYGITVTNHPMNKTSASLSLDYLLQGTDVVIAIFIIVAMSFVPASFVVFLVAEKATKAKHLQFVSGCDPVIYWLANYVWDMLNYLVPATCCIIILFVFDLPAYTSPTNFPAVLSLFLLYGWSITPIMYPASFWFEVPSSAYVFLIVINLFIGITATVATFLLQLFEHDKDLKLVNSYLKSCFLVFPNYNLGHGLMEMAYNEYINEYYAKIGQFDKMKSPFEWDIVTRGLVAMTIEGFVGFFITIMCQYNFFRKPQRLPVSTKPIEDDIDVANERHRVLRGDADNDMLKIENLTKVYKSRKIGRILAVDRLCVGVRPGECFGLLGVNGAGKTTTFKMLTGDESTTGGEAFVNGHSILKELLQVQQSLGYCPQFDALFDELTAQEHLELYTRLRGIPWKDEERVVKWALKKLELTKYADKPASTYSGGNKRKLSTAIALIGYPAFIFLDEPTTGMDPKARRFLWNLILDVIKTGRSVVLTSHSMEECEALCTRLAIMVNGRLKCLGSIQHLKNRFGDGYMITVRTKSSLNVKEVVRFFNRNFPEAILKERHHTKAQYQLKSDQISLAQVFSKMEQVVDVLGIEDYSVSQTTLDNVFVNFAKKQSDNLEQQETSPSCALQSPWERVLSLLRPRAAPTELRALVVEEQEDLETDDEGLISFEEERAQLSFNTDTLC, translated from the exons TTTGGCACCTGATGACACCCACGAGCGAGACACGTGGGATCGGTTTGGACACGGTGAGAAGATGGCACAGCTGGAG AAGAGCCTTCCCAGTGGCTGGAAGAGCCTGCGGGAGGGACTGGTCCACAGGGCCCTGCGCGAtccctctgcagccctgcagcggCCAGCGCTGCTCCGCCTGCTGTCCCAGGCCCTGGGCCTCGCCAGTGCCGCCGCAGCTCCCGCTGGCTCCTACAGTCCCCAGACCTTTGTTGCCGAGATGGAG CGCATCCTCTTCACGGCACCGGTTCTGGAGCAGCTGACGTGTGAGCAGAGCTCGGGGACGCTGCGCCGCCTCCTGCGTGTGGCTCCCAGCCAGCAGCCGCTGCTGCAGACGTACCGCGTGCTGGCGTGCAATGGCAGCCGGGCAGCCCGCGAGGAGCGCTTTGCTCAGCTGGCTGCCGAGCTGCAGGACCAGATGGACACCCCCAGGATTGTCAGCAGG ctgcagctggatgaggtgaacagcacagcagcccagcaccgGCTCCGTGCCCTCCTGGAGGACCTTGTGGAGATGGAGAAGGTTCTCCGTGACATGGACATCCTCTCAGCGCTGGCCAGGCTCCTGCCCAGGGGGGCCTGTGCTGCCAAGGCTCCGCTGCCCACAGCCAACAGCACTGGCTGGGCCAGCACCAACGCCACTGCCAGCAACACCACGATGGAGGAGGAGGGTGCCGGGGGGGACCCGGCGGGCAGCGACAACCCCCAGGGGCAGTTCTCAGCCtttgtgcagctctgggctgggcTACAGCCCATCCTCTGCGGCAACAACCG GACCATTGAACCCGAGGCACTGAAGCAGGGCAACATGAGCTCTCTGGGCTTCACCAGCAAGGAGCAGCGAAACCTGGGCCTTCTTGTGCATCTTATGACCAGCAACCCCAAAATCCTGTATGCACCCGTGGGTACTGAAGTGGACAAAGTCATCCTGAAG GCCAATGAGACCTTTGCCTTCGTGGGCAACGTCACCCACTATGCCAAGGTGTGGCTGAACATCTCTCCCGAGATCCGAGCCTACCTGGAGGAGGGCAGACTGCAGAGACGCATCCGCTGGCTGCAGCAG TTCACTGCTGACCTCCACAAGCACCCAGAGATCCTGAACGTCTCCGACAATGAccttctgcacagctttctCAATGGCAACTTCTCCCTGCCCAACGCCAGcgtcctgctccagcagctggacACCATTGATAATGCTGCCTGCGGCTGGGTCCACTTCATGgccaag GTCAGCGTGGACATCTTCAAGGGCTTCCCAGATGAGGAGAGTATCGTCAACTACACGCTGAACCAGGCCTACCAGGACAATGTCACAGTCTTTGCCA GTGTGATCTTCCAGACCAACAAGGACGGCTCACTGCCCCCACATGTCATGTATAAGATCCGGCAGAATTCCAGCTTCACTGAGAAGACCAACGAGATCCGGCGGGCGTACTGGCGGCCCGGTCCCAACACTGGTGGCCGTTTCTATTTCCTCTATGGCTTTGTCTGGATTCAGG aCATGATGGAGCGTGCCCTCATCAACACCTTTGTTGGCCATGATGTGGTGGAACCTGGAAACTATGTGCAGATGTTCCCATATCCATGTTACACCCGGGATGA CTTTCTCTTCGTCATTGAGCATATGATGCCCCTATGCATGGTGATCTCCTGGGTCTACTCAGTGGCCATGATGATCCAGCATATTGTGACAGAGAAGGAACATCGCCTGAAAGAG GTGATGAAGATGATGGGCTTGAACAATGCAGTGCATTGGGTGGCTTGGTTCATCACCGGCTTTGTCCAGCTCTCCATCTCAGTCACGGCACTCACTGCCATCCTGAAGTATGGCAAGGTCCTGATGCACAGCGACGTCCTCATCATCTGGCTCTTTCTTGCCATCTACGCTGTGGCAACCATCATGTTCTG TTTCCTGGTATCGGTGCTCTACTCCAAAGCCAAGCTGGCTTCTGCCTGCGGTGGCATCATCTATTTCCTCAGCTACGTGCCCTACATGTATGTGGCCATCCGGGAGGAGGTGGCTCATGACAAGATCACTGCATTTGAGAAGTGCATCGCG TCTCTCATGTCTACCACGGCATTTGGGCTGGGCTCCAAGTACTTTGCACTGTACGAGGTGGCTGGTGTGGGCATCCAGTGGCACACCTTCAGCCAGTCGCCTGTGGAAGGAGATGACTTCAACCTCCTGCTGTCCATGATGATGCTGATCATCGATGCTGTGGTGTACGGGGTGCTCACGTGGTACATTGAGGCTGTGCACCCAG GCATGTTCGGCCTGCCGCGGCCCTGGTACTTCCCCTTCCAGAAGTCCTACTGGCTGGGCAACGGGCGAGTGGAGACCTGGGAGTGGACGTGGCCGTGGTCCCGCACCACACGCCTCAGCATCATGGAGGAGGATCAGGCCTGCGCCATGGAGAGCAGGAGGCTGG AGGAGACACGGGGCATCGAGGAGGAGCCGACCCACCTCCCCTTGGTTGTCTGCATTGACAAGCTCACCAAGGTCTACAAAACTGACAAGAAGCTGGCACTGAACAAGCTGAGCCTCAACCTCTATGAGAACCAGGTGGTGTCCTTCCTGGGGCACAATGGTGCAGGCAAAACCACCACCAT GTCCATCCTGACTGGCTTATTCCCACCGACCTCAGGCTCAGCTACCATCTATGGCCATGATATCCGGACAGAGATGGATGAGATCCGGAAAAACCTGGGCATGTGTCCCCAGCACAATGTGCTCTTTGACAGACTGACGGTGGAAGAACACCTCTGGTTCTACTCACAGCTCaagagcatggcagaggaggagaTCCGCAAGGAGATGGACAA GATGATTGAGGACCTGGAGCTCTCCAACAAACGCCATTCCTTAGTGCAGACCCTCTCAGGGGGCATGAAGAGAAAACTGTCAGTGGCCATCGCCTTTGTGGGTGGGTCGCGGGCTGTGATCTTGGATGAGCCCACGGCTGGAGTTGACCCGTACGCACGCAGAGCCATCTGGGACCTCATCCTCAAGTACAAGCCAG GGAGGACCATCCTGCTGTCCACCCATCACATGGATGAGGCTGATTTGCTGGGTGACCGCATCGCTATCATCTCCCATGGCAAGCTCAAGTGCTGCGGCTCCCCACTCTTCCTCAAGAGCACCTATGGCGATGGCTACAAGCTGACAGTGGTAAAGAGGCAGTCGGACACCAGGAACAGTACAG ATTCTGGCCAGCCCCACAGTCCTCCAGGCCACTCCTCTGTCAGCCCCTGCTCTGAGCCCCGCGTCTCTCAGTTCATCAAGAAGTACGTGGCCTCCTGCCTCCTCATCTCAGATACCAACACTGAGCTCTCCTACATCCTGCCCAGTGAGGCCGTCAAGAAGGGCTGCTTTGAGAGGCTCTTCCAG CACTTGGAGCAgagcctggaggagctggacCTCACCAGTTTTGGGCTGATGGATACCACACTTGAGGAGGTCTTTCTGAAAGTATCTGAGGAAGACCAGTCCCTGGAGAATAGTGATGTGG ACATGAAGGAGTCCAAGAAGGATGCCCTGCAGCCGCCCGTCCCTGAGCTGGACCTGAAGCCGGAGGCCAACAGGGAGCCTCTGGAGGAGGTGGATGTGCCTGAGAAGCCCGAGGTGGAGCTCAGCAACCTGGTGACCTGCTCCAAGCTAGCGCAGTCACAGGCATCCCTGCGCTCGGCCTCCTCAGTGGGCTCCGTGCGGGGTGATGAAGGTGGGGCTTATTCCGAATTCTTTGGGGATTACTCTCCGTTGTTTGACAATCGTCAGGACCCTGATAACATCAGTCTGCAAG ACCAAGAGGCTGATGTGGAGGCGGAGGACCACGATCTGGCTGGGCAGGGGAGCTTCAAGCTGGAGGGCTCATGGCTGAAGCTGCGCCAGTTCCACGGACTGATTGTCAAGCGCTTCCACTGTGCCAAGCGCAACACCAAGGCCCTCTTCTCTCAGatcctcctgcctgccttctttGTCTGCGTGGCCATGACTGTGGCACTCTCTGTGCCTGAAATAG GTGACCTGCCACCCCTCATCCTCTCCCCATCACAGTACCACAACTACACCCAGCCCAAGGGCAATTTCATTCCTTACGCCAACGAGGAGCGGCGTGAGTACCG cctcagGCTGTCTCCTGATGCTAGCCCACAGCAGCTGGTGAACACCTTCCACCTGCCCTCTGGTGTGGGGGCCACCTGTGTGCTCAAGACAGCCTTCAACAACACACTGGACCAGCCCATGCAGACCCTGAACCTCAACAGCAACGAGTCCAAAATGCTGGCAGCCAAGTACTTTGATGCCATGTGCATTGACTCCTTCACCCAGGGCCTGCCGCTCTCCAACTTCGTGccaccacctccatccccagcacCTTCCGACTACCCTGTCTCAATGGATGAGGACCTGCTGCGTGCCTGGAACTCCACAACCTTCTCTACCATCAAAG AGACCATCAcctctgccccttccctgcCCCGCATCATCCATGAGCCCATCAGGTGCACGTGCTCCATGCAGGGGACTGGCTTCTCCTGCCCCAGTGGCGTGGGGGGCCACCCGCCGCAGATGAAGGTGGTGACAGGGGACATCCTGGCAGACATCACAGGGCGCAACGTTTCTGAGTACCTGCTCTACACCTCGGACCGCTTCCGGCTGCACAG GTATGGAGCACTCACCTTCGGCAATGTCCAGAAATCCATCCCAGCTTCCTTTGGGGCCAGAGCTCCTGCCATGGTGCGCAAGATCGCAGTCCGAAGAACAGCCCAG GTCTTCTACAACAACAAGGGCTACCACAGCATGCCCACCTACCTCAACGCTCTCAACAACGCCATCCTGCGAGCCAACCTGCCCAAGAGCAAAGGCAACCCTGCTGCCTATG gCATCACAGTCACCAACCATCCCATGAACAAGACCAGCGCCAGCCTGTCCCTGGATTACCT CCTGCAAGGCACGGATGTGGTGATTGCCATCTTCATCATCGTGGCCATGTCCTTTGTGCCGGCCAGCTTTGTGGTGTTCCTGGTGGCTGAGAAGGCCACCAAGGCCAAACACCTGCAGTTTGTGAGCGGCTGCGACCCTGTCATCTACTGGCTGGCCAACTATGTGTGGGATATG CTGAACTACCTGGTGCCAGCCACGTGCTGTATCATTATCCTGTTTGTGTTTGACCTCCCGGCATACACCTCTCCCACCAACTTCCCTGCCGTCCTCTCACTCTTCCTGCTGTACGG CTGGTCCATCACCCCCATCATGTACCCTGCCTCCTTCTGGTTTGAGGTGCCCAGCTCTGCCTATGTCTTCCTCATCGTCATCAACCTCTTCATTGGCATCACAGCCACCGTTGCCAcgttcctgctgcagctctttgagCACGACAAG GATTTGAAGTTGGTGAACAGTTACCTGAAGAGCTGCTTCCTTGTATTCCCTAACTACAACCTGGGCCATGGCTTGATGGAGATGGCCTACAATGAATACATCAATGAATACTATGCCAAGATCG GGCAATTTGATAAAATGAAATCACCCTTCGAATGGGACATCGTGACACGAGGGCTCGTTGCCATGACAATCGAAGGCTTCGTCGGCTTCTTCATCACCATCATGTGCCAATACAACTTCTTCCGGAAGCCCCA GCGGCTCCCAGTCTCCACCAAACCCATTGAAGATGACATCGATGTGGCCAACGAGCGGCACCGCGTCCTGCGGGGCGACGCTGACAACGACATGCTGAAGATTGAGAACCTCACCAAG gTCTACAAGTCCCGCAAGATCGGGCGCATCCTGGCTGTGGACCGGCTGTGTGTGGGTGTGCGGCCGGGGGAGTGCTTCGGGCTGCTGGGCGTCAATGGCGCGGGGAAGACGACCACTTTCAAGATGCTGACAGGGGATGAGAGCACAACGGGAGGAGAGGCCTTCGTCAACGGGCACAG CATCCTGAAGGAGCTCCTGCAGGTCCAGCAGAGCTTGGGCTACTGCCCCCAGTTTGACGCGCTCTTTGATGAGCTGACAGCCCAGGAGCACCTGGAGCTCTACACGCGCCTGCGCGGCATCCCCTGGAAGGATGAGGAGAGG GTGGTGAAGTGGGCATTGAAGAAGCTTGAATTGACCAAGTACGCTGACAAGCCTGCCAGCACCTACAGCGGAGGCAACAAGAGGAAGCTGTCCACAGCCATTGCTTTGATTGGATACCCAGCCTTCATCTTTCTG GATGAGCCTACTACAGGGATGGACCCCAAGGCACGGCGCTTCCTCTGGAACCTCATCCTGGATGTCATCAAGACAGGCCGCTCCGTCGTGCTCACATCCCACAG CATGGAGGAATGCGAGGCGCTCTGTACCCGTCTGGCCATCATGGTGAATGGGCGGCTGAAATGTCTTGGCAGCATCCAGCACCTGAAGAACAG GTTTGGTGATGGCTACATGATCACAGTGCGCACAAAGTCCAGCCTCAACGTCAAGGAGGTGGTGAGGTTCTTCAACCGCAACTTCCCTGAGGCCATCCTCAAG GAGAGGCACCACACTAAGGCCCAGTACCAGCTCAAATCGGACCAGATCTCGCTGGCACAGGTCTTCAGCAAGATGGAGCAGGTGGTGGATGTGCTGGGCATTGAGGACTACTCCGTCAGCCAGACCACCCTGGACAAC GTGTTTGTGAATTTTGCCAAGAAGCAAAGCGACAACCTGGAGCAGCAAGAGACGAgccccagctgtgccctgcagtcCCCCTGGGAGCGAGTGCTGAGCCTGCTGCGCCCGCGGGCTGCGCCCACAGAGCTGCGGGCCCTGGTagtggaggagcaggaggacCTGGAGACAGATGATGAAGGCCTCATCAGCTTTGAGGAGGAGAGG GCTCAGCTGTCGTTCAACACGGACACACTGTGCTGA